In the genome of Columba livia isolate bColLiv1 breed racing homer chromosome 10, bColLiv1.pat.W.v2, whole genome shotgun sequence, one region contains:
- the PCBP4 gene encoding poly(rC)-binding protein 4 isoform X3 — MLGSREQEVEGKGEERPEEQEPQVTAGKQHLRSSRRRKMAARGLAAPNPLLGGKPQITVLSSAPACDPRTPCCQPHSVPGSRAPAGSGRRPRRPSAPAGTCGAPGPGPHGAAAATPGSAWREAAALQAPRAVSRAPARRTERSARPHRAKASGENGGCREGSSGFAGPVWALARRVRKLPPPSTSADGERRRDLAARKRAAASPLPAPSAFGPETRSPGPVVRHGAGGEGRPALARPRGMAAPQLTESTVTVEGQTLFYRRAEPAQRAPKLSVLLLHGIRFSSDTWLQLRTLATLAENGYRAVAIDLPGLGRSKDAVAPAPVGQLAPGAFLKAVLEALCLGPAVVISPSLSGMYSLPFLFQHNQLLKAYVPVAPICTEKFTAEQYAQIKTPTLIVYGDQDTELGQASLNNLRHLPEHRVLVLQDAGHACYLDKPNEWHHELLGFLQQLE; from the exons ATGCTGGGCAGCCGGGAGCAGGAGGTAGAGGGCAAGGGTGAGGAGCGCCCCGAGGAGCAGGAGCCCCAGGTGACTGCGGGCAAGCAGCATCTCCGCTCCTCCCGGAGAAGGAAAATGGCAGCAAGGGGGCTGGCAGCCCCAAACCCACTGCTGGGGGGCAAGCCCCAGATCACGGTGCTCTCCTCAGCTCCGGCCTGCGACCCTCGCACCCCGTGCTGCCAGCCCCACTCGGTCCCGGGCTCCCGAGCTCCTGCTGGCTCcggccgccggccccgccgcccctcagctccagccgGCACATGCGGCGCCCCTGGCCCCGGCCCGCACGGCGCCGCAGCGGCGACCCCAGGCTCCGCCTGGCGGGAGGCCGCAGCGCTGCAGGCCCCGAGGGCCGTCAGCCGGGCTCCTGCCCGCCGCACCGAGCGGTCGGCACGGCCCCACCGAGCCAAGGCCTCGGGAGAGAACGGAGGGTGCCGGGAGGGGAGCTCCGGTTTCGCAGGGCCCGTCTGGGCCTTGGCCAG GCGTGTCAGAAAGTTGCCACCTCCGAGTACCTCGGCCgatggggaaaggaggagggaccTTGCGGCCAGGAAACGAGCAGCTgcttcccccctccccgccccatCGGCCTTCGGACCCGAGACACGGTCCCCCGGCCCCGTGGTGCGGCACGGAGCAGGAGGCGAGGGGCGGCCGGCACTAGCGCGACCCCGTGGCATGGCCGCCCCGCAGCTCACCGAGAGCACCGTCACGGTGGAAGGCCAAACCCTGTTCTACCGCCGAGCCGAGCCGGCCCAGCGGGCACCAAAGCTGAGCGTCCTGCTCCTGCACGGCATCCGCTTCTCCTCCGACACCTGGCTTCAGCTGCGGACACTTGCCACGCTGGCTGAAAACGGCTACCGAGCTGTGGCTATTGACTTGCCGG GACTGGGGCGCTCGAAGGATGCTGTGGCCCCAGCGCCCGTGGGCCAGCTGGCACCAGGAGCTTTCCTGAAAGCTGTTTTGGAGGCTCTGTGCCTGGGTCCAGCTGTGGTGATCAGCCCATCGCTCAGTGGCATGTACTCCCTGCCCTTCCTCTTCCAGCACAACCAGCTGCTCAAGGCATATGTGCCCGTGGCACCCATCTGCACCGAGAAGTTCACGGCGGAGCAGTACGCCCAAATCAAA ACACCCACGCTGATCGTATATGGGGACCAGGACACAGAGCTGGGGCAGGCAAGCCTGAACAACCTGCGGCACCTCCCTGAGCATCGGGTGCTGGTGCTACAGGATGCCGGACACGCCTGCTACCTGGACAAGCCCAATGAGTGGCACCACGAGCTCCTGggctttctgcagcagctggagtga
- the ABHD14A gene encoding protein ABHD14A, protein MAAGEPPVFYREASAGRQVGSTASLGRPDVLFLHGQAFTSKTWEALGTLALLAGEGYHAVAIDLPGYGDSPPAETVATEQGRVAFLNHVLQELGMRRPILVSPSMSGRFALPFLLAWGDRLAGFVPVAPVGTKDYTAEQYRRVQTPTLILYGDRDTSLGPQALQSLRHLPRHRVAVVPDAGHACYLDKPEDFHQALLGFLRQLK, encoded by the exons ATGGCTGCGGGAGAGCCCCCAGTCTTCTACAGGGAGGCTTCCGCAGGGCGCCAGGTCGGCAGCACCGCCAGCCTTGGGAG GCCTGACGTCCTGTTCCTGCACGGCCAGGCGTTCACCTCCAAGACCTGGGAGGCCTTGGGCACACTGGCACTGCTTGCTGGAGAAGGCTACCATGCAGTTGCAATAGATCTGCCTG GCTATGGTGATTCACCTCCAGCGGAGACAGTGGCCACGGAGCAGGGCCGTGTGGCCTTTCTGAACCATGTTCTCCAGGAGCTGGGCATGCGGAGGCCCATTCTCGTCAGCCCCTCCATGAGCGGccgctttgccttgcccttcctCCTGGCATGGGGTGACCGGCTGGCTGGCTTTGTGCCTGTGGCTCCCGTGGGCACCAAGGACTACACTGCTGAGCAGTACCGGCGTGTCCAG ACGCCCACCCTAATCCTCTACGGTGACCGTGACACAAGCCTGGGTCCCCAGGCCCTGCAGAGCCTCCGGCACCTCCCCAGGCACCGCGTGGCTGTGGTGCCTGACGCTGGCCATGCCTGCTACCTGGACAAGCCAGAGGACTTTCACCAGGCCCTGCTGGGCTTCCTGCGCCAGCTGAAGTGA